A stretch of Bos taurus isolate L1 Dominette 01449 registration number 42190680 breed Hereford chromosome 5, ARS-UCD2.0, whole genome shotgun sequence DNA encodes these proteins:
- the SSTR3 gene encoding somatostatin receptor type 3, which translates to MNTPGSLSLLPVTSEPGNTSSAWPPDAVLGNVSAASSAAGLAVSGILIPLVYLVVCVVGLLGNSLVIYVVLRQTATPSVTNVYILNLALADELFMLGLPFLAAQNALSYWPFGSLMCRLVMAVDGINQFTSIFCLTVMSVDRYLAVVHPTRSARWRTAPVARTVSAAVWVASAVVVLPVVVFSGVPRGMSTCHMQWPEPAAAWRAGFIIYTAALGFFGPLLVICLCYLLIVVKVRSAGRRVRAPSCQRRRHSERKVTRMVVAVVALFVLCWMPFYVLNIINVVCPLPEEPAFFGLYFLVVALPYANSCANPILYGFLSYRFKQGFRRVLLRPSRRVQNQEPPVGPPEKTEEEEEAGDGEDRHEGAGKQGDWGEMNGRVNQIIQPGPSGQERPPSSTTSKERQFLPQEPLAGEKSDTLHISYL; encoded by the coding sequence ATGAACACCCCTGGCTCCCTTTCACTGCTGCCTGTGACCTCGGAACCCGGGAACACCTCCTCAGCCTGGCCCCCAGATGCTGTCCTCGGAAATGTGTCCGCAGCATCAAGTGCGGCAGGGCTGGCTGTCAGCGGCATTCTGATCCCACTGGTCTACCTGGTGGTGTGCGTGGTGGGCCTGCTGGGCAACTCCCTGGTCATCTACGTGGTCCTGCGACAGACGGCCACCCCATCGGTCACCAACGTCTACATCCTCAACCTGGCACTGGCCGATGAGCTTTTCATGCTGGGGCTGCCCTTCCTGGCTGCCCAGAATGCTTTGTCCTACTGGCCCTTCGGCTCCCTCATGTGCCGCCTGGTCATGGCTGTGGATGGCATCAACCAGTTCACCAGCATCTTCTGCCTCACGGTCATGAGCGTGGACCGCTATTTGGCCGTGGTGCACCCCACCCGCTCAGCCCGCTGGCGCACGGCACCCGTGGCCCGCACAGTCAGTGCGGCTGTCTGGGTGGCGTCGGCCGTAGTGGTGCTGCCTGTGGTGGTCTTCTCGGGTGTGCCCCGTGGCATGAGCACCTGCCACATGCAGTGGCCCGAGCCGGCGGCTGCCTGGCGGGCTGGCTTCATCATCTACACGGCCGCGCTGGGCTTCTTTGGGCCGCTGCTGGTCATCTGCCTCTGCTACCTGCTTATCGTGGTCAAGGTGCGCTCCGCCGGGCGGCGGGTGCGGGCCCCCTCGTGCCAGCGGCGGCGGCATTCTGAGCGCAAGGTCACACGCATGGTGGTGGCCGTGGTGGCGCTCTTCGTCCTCTGCTGGATGCCCTTCTACGTGCTCAACATCATCAATGTGGTGTGCCCGTTGCCCGAGGAGCCTGCCTTCTTCGGCCTCTATTTCCTGGTGGTGGCCCTGCCCTATGCCAACAGCTGTGCCAACCCCATCCTTTATGGCTTCCTCTCCTACCGCTTCAAGCAGGGCTTCCGAAGGGTCCTGCTGAGGCCCTCCCGCCGTGTGCAAAACCAGGAGCCTCCCGTGGGGCCTccagagaagacagaggaggaagaggaggctggAGACGGGGAGGACCGGCATGAGGGAGCAGGGAAGCAGGGGGACTGGGGGGAGATGAACGGCCGGGTCAACCAGATCATACAGCCAGGTCCCAGTGGGCAGGAGCGGCCTCCCAGCAGCACCACCAGCAAGGAGCGTCAGTTCCTACCCCAAGAACCCTTGGCTGGGGAGAAATCCGACACGCTGCACATCAGCTATCTCTAG